The genomic DNA CGGCGACCCCGCCCTCGCCCTCGCCGCGCTCATGCACATCGACCCCGAGTCCTGGGCCGGAATCCAGCACCGCCTCAACCAGCTCGGCACCGACCTGCTCGACGTCCTCGCCCACACCGCAGCAACGGGAGGCACCAAGTGAGCACCACCAGCGACCTGATCACCGCCGCCGTCCTCTTCGGACCCGGCGCCCTGCTCTCCATCCCCGTCATCGCCTCCCAGCGCGACGCCAAGGCCGACTCCGCCCGCGTCCAGGCCGTCCTCGCCCACTCCGCCTACGAGCGCGCCGTCCTCGCTGACACCGAGGACGCGGCCCCCATCCCGCCGGACGGCGGCCAGCCCGCCCCCGCCCCCACTGAGGCCCCGCGGCTCGCGGCCGTCATCGACCTCGACACCCGCCGCGCCGCCTGAGAACGGCCCCGTCGTGGCCGCTCTCGACTGGCGCGACGCACTACGACCGCACCCGCACCCTTCCGTGCCGCTGGTGCGGCTACCCAACCCCGCTGCGGGACGACCAGTGCAGGCCTTCGCACAAGGTCTGCGCCGAGCAGCAGCAGGACACCACCGACGTCAGCAGCCCGCCCGCCGTAACCGCCACGGCGGGCGGGCTGCTGACCCAACCTGACCAGCAGGAGGAGTCCTTGACTGATTGGGACCGTGCGCTGGCCGCCGCGCACTTCGCCGCCGAACGCGGCATGGCCGTGTTCACCCTCGCCCGATCCAAGAAGCCCGCGATCCCCTCGCCGCACCCGCCCGGCCGCGAGCGCGACCAGTGCCGGGCCGCCTGCGGCCGGTTCGGGCACGGCGTCCACGACGCCACCGACGACCACGCCCGGATCGACGCCATGTTCCGGGCCGCCCGGTGGGCCACCGGGTACGGCATCGCCTGTGCCCGGGCCCCGCACCACCTGATCGGCCTCGACCTCGACCGCAAAAACGGCCTCGACGGCATCGCCGACCTCGCCCGCCTCGCCACCGAACACAGCTTCACCGTTCCGAACACGGCGACCGTGGCCACGCCCTCGGGCGGCCTGCACCTGTGGCTCGCCGCCCCGCCCGAGGCGGTGTTCCCGAACTCCGTCGGTGCCGTTGCGCCCGGGATCGACGTACGCGGCCCCGCCGGCTACCTGGTCGGCCCCGGCTCCCTCGGCACCACGGGCCGGTACGGCTTCGCACCCGGAACGGACCCGAACCTGATCGCACCGTGCCCGCCGGAACTGCTGGCCCTTCTCACCCCACCGCCCGCTGCGGCCGTGCCGGTCGTGGACGCGGCCGGGCTGCGGGAGCGGATCCACCACCAGAAGCCCTACGTACAGGCCGCCCTCGACCGGGAAGCCGCTCTTGTCCGCGCCCAGACCTACCCGGGACGGGCGAAGCGGCTGTTCGCCTCCGCCGCCGCCCTCGGCCGGCACCTGCCCACGGGCGTTCTGGACGAGGCCCTGGCCTTCGACACGCTGCTGGAGGCCGGTACGGCCACCGGCCTGAGCCCGGCCGAGTGCGAGCACACCATCCGCCGCGGCCTCGCCCGAGGCGCCGGCACCCTCCGCCCCGCCGCCTGAACAGCCCGCCCCGTGCCGCACGAGGCCGGAGAAGCGCTTCTCCAGCCCCCGCCTTCCGCCACGCCGCCGATCACGCCCGCCGCTGTCGACCCGAAGGGACCAGAGCCATGGCATCCACCGCCCGCCGCGCCCAGCACACCCGCGAGACGGCCCGCCGCCGGGAGGCCGCGTGAGCGTCCCCGCCCAGGCCCCTCCAACCGCCACCCCGGCCGCCACCGCCGGGCCGGTGCAGGACGTGTTCTACGGGCCGCTGCTCGGGGTGGAGCGGCCCGCCCGCCCCGGTCCGGTTCCGGACATGGCGGTCTTTCAGGGCTGGGTCGGCCAGACCGTGCGGGACCTCGACCCCACCACGGAGGCCGACCCGGTCGGGGTGCTGGTCAACCTGCTCTCCGCCGCCGGCGCGATGCTCGGCTCCGGCCCGCACCTGCGGATCGGCAACGACACCCACCCCGCCCTGATCTGGGCCCTGACGATCGGCGCCACCGCCGCCGGCCGCAAGGGCGCCGGCACCAACACCGCCCGCCTGCTGCTGGCCGCAGCCGAGCCGGAGTTCTTCAAGGGCAACATGCTCTCCGGCCTGTCCTCCGGCGAGGGCCTGATCGAAGCCGTCCGCGACGGCGACCCCACCAAGGAGGACGACCCCGGCGTGATCGACAAGCGCCGGTGGATCGTGGAGTCCGAGTACGGCGTCACCATGGCCCGCTCCCGCCGCGAAGGGAACTCGCTCGGCGGCATCCTCCGCCAGGCATGGAACGGCGAAGACCTCGGCCTGATGAACCGCGCCGCGCTGCGGGTCACCGCCCCGCACCTCGCCATCATCGGGCACATCAGCCCCCGCGAACTGCGCGCCAAGATGCAGGACTCCGAGATGGCCGGCGGCACCTACAACCGCTACCTGCCGATCTTCGTCCACCGCAACCTGATCCTCGCCGAGTCCCGCGGCGCCGATCCCCAGCTGGTGGACAACCTGGCCACCGCCTGGCGGACCGTCCTCGCCGACGCCCGCCAGGCCGGCGAAGTCACCCTCGACGAGGCGGCCCGCAAGCTCTGGCGCGAGGACGTCTACCCCGCGCTGTGCGGGGACGAGGACGGCGACGGGCCACTCGCCGAGTTCACCGCCCGCGCCGCCCCCTACACGCTCCGCCTCGCCATGGTCTACGCCCTGCTCGACCACCAGCGGCAGATCGGCGAGGACCACCTGCGGGCCGCCCACGCCCTCGTCACCTACTCCCGCGCCTCCGCCGCCCACGTCCTCGGACTGGTCGAGCACACCACCGGCGACCGCAAGCTCGACAAGCTCGCCGCCGCCGTCCGCACCGTCGGCCCCCGCGGCCTGACCGGCGACGAGGTCTACCGCCTGTTCAAGAAGTCCACCAAGGACGAACGCGACCGCCTCGTCGCAGCCCTCCTCCAGCTCGAGGGCTACGGCAGCGCCCAGATCCCCGGCGCCGGCCGCCACGCCACCGTCCTGCTCTACGCCCCGCCCACCTGACCCAGGGGGTGGAAAGGGTGGAAAGGGGTGCTAAGCCCTCCCACCTGCGAAAACGCCGTGAGAGGGAGGGGTGGAAAGGGGGTGGAAAGGGGGGTGGAAAGCCCCCGCCCCCAACTCGCCTCCCGGGACGTCCGACCCTTTCCACCCCCCTTTCCACCCCCTTCTCACCCCCACCCTGCAGCACAAAAGCCCAGGTCACCGGGCTTAGCACCCCTTTCCACCCTTTCCACCCCCAACCCAGCACCGGGAAGGACCCCCGTTGGCCACCGCCATCCCCGCAGTCCTCACCGTTCCCGAGGTCATGGCCGCCCTCCGGCTCAGCCGCAGCAAGGTCTACGACCTCATCCGCTCGAAGAAGCTCGCCACCTTCACCGAGGGCCGCAGTCGCCGGATCCCGGCAGACGCCCTCGCCGCCTACATCCGCACCAAGATGGAGGAAAACGCCTAATGCCCAAGCGTGCCAATGGCGACGGCAGCATCACCAAGGTTCCGCACCGGGACCTGTACCTGGCGAGGGCCTACGTGACGACGACCTCGGGCCTGCGCAAGCGGGTCTCGGTCTACGGCAAGACCCGCGACGAGGCTCGCGAGAAGCTCACGGCCCTTCAGGCGCAGGACCACCAGGGCATCCCGGTCCCCGACACGAACGTGAAGATGGCCGAGTACCTGACCTATTGGCTGGGCGCGGTCGTGAAGGTCAACCGGCGTCCGAAGACACACCAGGGCTACGAGAGCGTTGTGCGGGTCCACCTGATCCCCGGGCTCGGCAACAAGAAGCTCCGGACCCTCAAGGCCGCCGAGGTTCGGACCTGGCTCGCCCGGGTCGCCTCGACGTGCCAGTGCTGCAAGAACGGGTGGGACGCGGCCCGCCGCACGCCGGAGTGCTGTGCGGCAGGGGAGTGCTGCGACTCGCGGCTGTCGCGCCGCATGGTGCAGTCGATCCACGCTGTCCTGCGGAACGCCCTGGAGAACGCCGTAAGGGAGGAGCTGATCCTGCGGAACGTCGCGAAGCTGGTGCAGGTGCCCACGCCGGAGTACGGCACCGGCAGGGGGCTCACGGTGCCGCAGGCGCGCCTCCTCCTGAAGGCGGCCAGCGCGGACCGCCTCCACGCGCTCTACGTCCTGGCCCTGGCCATGGGGATGCGCCGCGGAGAGCTGCTGGGCCTGCACTGGGCGGCCGTGGACCTCGACCGCGGCACGCTGATCGTGTCCAGCAACCTCCAGCGGGTGGACGGCGCCCTGCAGCTCGGCCCGACCAAAACGACTTCCTCGCTCCGCACACTGCCGCTCCCGCCGCTCGTCACGGAGGCCCTGGGGGCCCACCGGGAGCGCCAGGCCCAGGAGCGGGTGGCGGCCGGCGAGCGGTGGACGGACAGCGGCCTGGTGTTCACCAGCCGGATCGGCACGGCGATCGAGCCGGACAACCTGCGGCGGAGCTGGTACCCGCTCCGGGACCGGCTCGGGCTCACGCTCCGGTTCCACGACCTCCGGCACACCTGCGTGACCCTGCTGCTGGACCTCGGAGTGCCGCCGCACATCGTGCGGCAGATCGCCGGCCACAGTGATATCGGGGTGACCATGAAGGTCTACGCCCACGCCTCGCTGGACGAGCAGCGAAAAGCCCTCGGCTCGCTCAGTGACCGACTCGCCTGATCTGTTGGCGTACGGGTTGGTGCACCAGGCATGAAAACGGCCCCGGAGAGTGATCTCTCCGGGGCCGTTTTGCCTTTTCAGGCGCTTGTGGCCAGGGCCGGGGTCGAACCGGCGACCTTCCGCTTTTCAGGCGGACGCTCGTACCAACTGAGCTACCTGGCCGTACTGCACCGTCTCTTGCGAGACGAGCGATCCCGACGGGACTTGAACCCGCGACCTCCACCTTGACAGGGTGGCGAGCTAACCAACTGCTCCACGGGACCTGGCGCGGAGAACTGCTCCGCACAGGACCTTACTACGGTACTGCGTGCCCCCAACGGGATTCGAACCCGTGCTACCGCCTTGAAAGGGCGACGTCCTGGGCCACTAGACGATGAGGGCTTGCGGCCCGTTTCCGCTGTTTCCAGCGTTCCGGGGACGTCGAGAAGCATATGGGATGCCGGGCGGGAACACCAAAACGATTGCGGCGGGGCCGTCGGTGTCGTGTCGGCCGGCCGGGTCGGGCGTGGCGGGAGGGGGTCAGGACCAGCCGAGCTCGTGCAGCTCGTGGTCGTCGAAGCCGAAGTGGTGGGCGACCTCGTGGATGACCGTGGTGCGGACCTCGTCGACCGTCTCGTCGTAGGTCTCGCAGTGCCGCAGGGTGGGGCCCATGTAGACGATGATCCGGTCGGGCAGGACCCCGGCGTACCACTCGCCGCGCTCGGTGAGCGGGGTGCCCTCGTAGAGGCCGAGGAGGTCGGGGGTGGCGGGGTCGGGCTCGTCCTCGACGAAGACCGCGACGTTGTCCATCATCGCGGCGAGCTGCGGGGGGATCTGGTCGAGCGCGTCGGCGACCAGCGTCTCGAACTCGTCCCGGTTCATCTCCACGGCCTCATTGTCGGGTGTGCGGTGACGCCGTGCCAGGTGATCGCCGGGATCGTCGCGGGAGTTTGCCCGGGCGGGTGCTTGACTGTGGGGTGTGCGTTCGGATCCGGCCAGTCTGCAGACCTCCGGCCCGGCGGCCCCGGTGCGGGCGCCGGGGCCGCTGCGCGGGCAGGGTCCGGCGGTCGCGGTGGTGGCGGTCGGCGGGGTGCTCGGGGCGTGCGCCCGGTACGGCGCGGGGCTGCTGTGGCCGACCGCGCCGGACGGCTTCCCGTGGACGACCCTGCTGGTGAACGTGGTGGGCTGCGCGGTGATCGGGGTGTTCCTGGTGCTGATCACCGAGGGGCCGGTGCGGCCGCATCCGCTGCTGCGCCCGTTCTTCGGCACCGGGGTGCTGGGCGGGTTCACCACCTTCTCGACGTACGCGGTGGACATCCAGCAGCTGTTCGAGCACGGGCTGCCCGGGCGCGGGCTGGCGTATCTGGCGGGCACGCTGCCGGCCGCGCTCGGCGCGGTGTGGGCGGCGGCCGCGGCGACCCGGTGGGCGCTGGCGGCCCTGGAGCGGAGGGGTGCGGGGTGATCGGGTCCGTGCTGCGGCTCACGGTGCTGGTGGGCGAGAACGACCGGTGGCGGCACCGGCCGCTGTCCAGCGAGATCGTGCACCGGGCGCACGCGGCGGGCCTGGCCGGGGCGAGCGTGTTCCGGGGCGTGGAGGGCTTCGGCGCGTCCTCGGTGGTGCACACGGCGCGACTGCTGTCGCTGGCCGAGGACCTGCCGGTCGCGGTGGTGGTGGTGGACGAGGAGGAGCGGGTCCGGGCGTTCCTGCCGCAGCTGGACGAGCTGGCGGTCCGGGGGCCGGTGCTGCTGGACCGCTGCGAGGTGTACCGCTGGGGCGGGCGGAAGGCGGACCCGGCGTGAGCTGGCTGCTGGTGGTCGCCGGCGCCGCCGTCGGCGCGCCGCTGCGCTACCTGACCGACCGGGTGGTGCAGTCCCGGCACGACTCGGTGTTCCCCTGGGGCACGTTCGCCGTGAACGTGTCCGGCAGCCTGCTGCTGGGGCTGCTGGTCGCCGTCGCCACGCCGGACGTGCGGCTGCTGCTGGGCACCGGGCTGTGCGGGGCGCTGACCACGTACTCGACGTTCTCGTACGAGACGCTGCGGCTGGCCGAGAGCGGGGCGCGGTTCTACGCGGTGGCGAACGTGGCGGGGACGCTGATGGCCGGGTTGGGTGCGGCGTACGTGGGTTCGGCGCTGGGTCACGCGTTCTGGGGCTGAGCCGGTCCGGTCGGGCGGTCCGGCCGCCGTCCGGGGCGGGGGCCGCTGTCCGGGCCAGGGCCGGTTGTCCGGGTCGGGGAGGGCCGGGGTGGGGCGTACGCGGGCGCACGGGGCCGTTCGGGGCGGTCGGCCGTGTCCGCCGGGGGGCCCGCGCGTTGGGCACCGAGAACGTCGGTGCGGCCCGGTCCGGGCCTGCGCGGGAGGTGGCTCGGTGGTGGCGGTTGGTTCGACGGTTTCGACGGTTCCGACGGTGAGGGCGGCCGGGGCGGGGCGCCGGACGGTCCGGGCGGCGGTGGGCACGGCGCTGGCGGTGGTCGCCGGGCTGGGGCTGTCGGGGTGCATGTCGGTCGGTTCGGACGCGGCGCCGGGGCCCGGCGGGGCCAGCCAGTCCGGGCAGACGGGCCCGGCGGGGAAGGCGGGCGGCGCCGCGAGCGCGGGCCGCGGCACGGCCGGGCAGCGCGGTGAGCACGGCGGGACGCTCTCCATCGACGCGGCCTCGCCGGTCGCTTCGGCGTCCGCGTCGGCGCCCGCCCCCGGGGCGACCCCGCCGGTGGCCGGGGTGCCGGGGCCGCCGGTGGTGGTGCCGGGGCCGAGCGGGTCGGCGGAGCCGCACCCGTCCGCTTCGGCGAGCGCGGGCGGGCCGGGGGCCAGCCCCTCCGCCCCGGCGCAGCCCTCGCCCAGTGCGACCGCCGGGAGCCCGGCGGCGTCGCCGTCGGCGCAGCCGGATCCTTCGCCCAGTGCCCCGGGTTCCCCGGCCGCGAGCGAGGCCCCGTCCCCGCATTGACGGTCTGGCCAGCGCATTTGCCTTTGATCCGGAGGTTCCCCTATGGTGGTAGATCGTTCGTTTGATCCTATTTGGCTGGCGCCCTACACCCACTCGGCGCCCTTGGCGCGTTCCGGCGATCCGTGGCTGACCGCATAGAGGCGGTTTTAAACAGAACCCCGGACTTTGGCGCGTGCCACTTCCGGAAGGTTTTTCATGTCTCTCGTTGACGACGCCCGCTTCGCCATGCCCGCGAACGGTGACGACGCCGCCGACACCCTCGTCCCCGCCGACCTCGACATCGAGGCCGAGCTGGACGACGACCTCGACTCGCTGGACTCCGCCGACCTCGACACCGCCGACGAGGCGGACGAGGCCGCCGCCGAGCCCACCATCACCTTCGGTGACCTGGGCCTGCCGGACGAGGTCGTCCGCGCCCTCGCCAAGCGCGAGGTCACCACCCCGTTCCCGATCCAGGCCGCGACCATCCCGGACGCCCTGGCCGGCAAGGACGTGCTCGGCCGCGGCCGCACCGGCT from Kitasatospora terrestris includes the following:
- a CDS encoding bifunctional DNA primase/polymerase; this translates as MTDWDRALAAAHFAAERGMAVFTLARSKKPAIPSPHPPGRERDQCRAACGRFGHGVHDATDDHARIDAMFRAARWATGYGIACARAPHHLIGLDLDRKNGLDGIADLARLATEHSFTVPNTATVATPSGGLHLWLAAPPEAVFPNSVGAVAPGIDVRGPAGYLVGPGSLGTTGRYGFAPGTDPNLIAPCPPELLALLTPPPAAAVPVVDAAGLRERIHHQKPYVQAALDREAALVRAQTYPGRAKRLFASAAALGRHLPTGVLDEALAFDTLLEAGTATGLSPAECEHTIRRGLARGAGTLRPAA
- a CDS encoding DUF3987 domain-containing protein, translating into MSVPAQAPPTATPAATAGPVQDVFYGPLLGVERPARPGPVPDMAVFQGWVGQTVRDLDPTTEADPVGVLVNLLSAAGAMLGSGPHLRIGNDTHPALIWALTIGATAAGRKGAGTNTARLLLAAAEPEFFKGNMLSGLSSGEGLIEAVRDGDPTKEDDPGVIDKRRWIVESEYGVTMARSRREGNSLGGILRQAWNGEDLGLMNRAALRVTAPHLAIIGHISPRELRAKMQDSEMAGGTYNRYLPIFVHRNLILAESRGADPQLVDNLATAWRTVLADARQAGEVTLDEAARKLWREDVYPALCGDEDGDGPLAEFTARAAPYTLRLAMVYALLDHQRQIGEDHLRAAHALVTYSRASAAHVLGLVEHTTGDRKLDKLAAAVRTVGPRGLTGDEVYRLFKKSTKDERDRLVAALLQLEGYGSAQIPGAGRHATVLLYAPPT
- a CDS encoding helix-turn-helix domain-containing protein, whose product is MATAIPAVLTVPEVMAALRLSRSKVYDLIRSKKLATFTEGRSRRIPADALAAYIRTKMEENA
- a CDS encoding site-specific integrase, with the protein product MPKRANGDGSITKVPHRDLYLARAYVTTTSGLRKRVSVYGKTRDEAREKLTALQAQDHQGIPVPDTNVKMAEYLTYWLGAVVKVNRRPKTHQGYESVVRVHLIPGLGNKKLRTLKAAEVRTWLARVASTCQCCKNGWDAARRTPECCAAGECCDSRLSRRMVQSIHAVLRNALENAVREELILRNVAKLVQVPTPEYGTGRGLTVPQARLLLKAASADRLHALYVLALAMGMRRGELLGLHWAAVDLDRGTLIVSSNLQRVDGALQLGPTKTTSSLRTLPLPPLVTEALGAHRERQAQERVAAGERWTDSGLVFTSRIGTAIEPDNLRRSWYPLRDRLGLTLRFHDLRHTCVTLLLDLGVPPHIVRQIAGHSDIGVTMKVYAHASLDEQRKALGSLSDRLA
- a CDS encoding metallopeptidase family protein, which produces MNRDEFETLVADALDQIPPQLAAMMDNVAVFVEDEPDPATPDLLGLYEGTPLTERGEWYAGVLPDRIIVYMGPTLRHCETYDETVDEVRTTVIHEVAHHFGFDDHELHELGWS
- a CDS encoding fluoride efflux transporter FluC codes for the protein MRSDPASLQTSGPAAPVRAPGPLRGQGPAVAVVAVGGVLGACARYGAGLLWPTAPDGFPWTTLLVNVVGCAVIGVFLVLITEGPVRPHPLLRPFFGTGVLGGFTTFSTYAVDIQQLFEHGLPGRGLAYLAGTLPAALGAVWAAAAATRWALAALERRGAG
- a CDS encoding DUF190 domain-containing protein, whose translation is MIGSVLRLTVLVGENDRWRHRPLSSEIVHRAHAAGLAGASVFRGVEGFGASSVVHTARLLSLAEDLPVAVVVVDEEERVRAFLPQLDELAVRGPVLLDRCEVYRWGGRKADPA
- the crcB gene encoding fluoride efflux transporter CrcB, whose protein sequence is MSWLLVVAGAAVGAPLRYLTDRVVQSRHDSVFPWGTFAVNVSGSLLLGLLVAVATPDVRLLLGTGLCGALTTYSTFSYETLRLAESGARFYAVANVAGTLMAGLGAAYVGSALGHAFWG